The Molothrus ater isolate BHLD 08-10-18 breed brown headed cowbird chromosome 9, BPBGC_Mater_1.1, whole genome shotgun sequence genome includes a region encoding these proteins:
- the GPR88 gene encoding probable G-protein coupled receptor 88, translating to MPNASSWSASSPLLLLWEDSSGTRIFLSLLYAVLAISGTLSNVMVIYLVFSFKKLQTTSNAFIVNGCAADLSVCALWMPQEAVLGLLPPNSSSLRSAEYRLLRGGLLGLGLTVSLASHLLVAFNRYVLITKLPSVYQALYQRRHTGCMIGLSWALALLPVPLLPGLWTLGSAQSDGSSRYTALLLALAVLGQTALLLHCYLGIVRRVRGSAKRVSVLNFHLLHQLPFPAAPPPPRRAQRRLSSVSVLLLCCVFLLGTQPLVWVSLLGFFLRPAPPALQAASWLLLCSLSALNPLLYTWRSEEFRRAARSVLPRGEGPAAAPRPSAAAAGPAGAPPCPQLPRRRGTGSSASAAAAPR from the coding sequence ATGCCCAACGCCTCTTCCTGGAGTGCTAGCtcgcctctgctgctgctctgggaggacTCCTCCGGGACCCGCATCTTTCTATCGCTGCTCTACGCAGTCTTAGCTATCTCAGGGACTTTATCCAATGTGATGGTCATCTATTTAGTCTTCTCCTTCAAGAAGCTGCAGACAACCAGCAATGCCTTCATCGTGAACGGCTGTGCGGCAGACCTGAGCGTGTGTGCCCTGTGGATGCcccaggaggctgtgctggggctgctgccccccAATTCCTCCTCCCTTCGCTCGGCGGAGTACCGGCTGCTCCGAGGGGGGCTCCTGGGCCTCGGCCTCACCGTCTCCCTGGCCTCGCACCTGCTGGTGGCTTTCAACAGGTACGTGCTCATCACCAAGCTGCCCAGCGTGTACCAGGCCCTCTACCAGCGGAGACACACGGGCTGCATGATCGGGCTCTCCTGGGCCCTCGCCCTGCTCCCGGTCCCGCTGCTGCCCGGGCTCTGGaccctgggctcagcccagTCGGACGGCAGCTCTCGCTACACCGCCCTGCTCCTCGCCCTGGCCGTGCTGGGCCAGACCGCGCTGCTGCTCCACTGCTACCTCGGCATCGTGCGGCGGGTGCGGGGCAGCGCCAAGCGGGTCAGCGTCCTCAACTTCCACCTGCTGCACCAGCTGCCCttccccgccgcgccgccgccgcctcgccgCGCCCAGCGCCGCCTCAGCAGCGTCTCcgtcctgctgctctgctgcgTGTTCCTGCTGGGCACCCAGCCCCTGGTCTGGGTGAGCCTCCTGGGCTTCTTCTTgcgcccggcgccgccggcGCTGCAGGCcgccagctggctgctgctctgctcgCTCTCGGCCCTCAACCCGCTGCTCTACACGTGGCGCAGCGAGGAGTTCCGCCGGGCGGCCCGCTCCGTCCTGCCCCGCGGCGAgggcccggccgccgccccgcgcccctcGGCCGCCGCCGCGGGCCCCGCCGGTGCCCCGCCCTGCCCGCAGCTGCCGCGGCGCCGGGGCACGGGGAGCAGCGCCAGCGCCGCGGCCGCGCCGCGCTGA